From Trichoplusia ni isolate ovarian cell line Hi5 chromosome 11, tn1, whole genome shotgun sequence, the proteins below share one genomic window:
- the LOC113498939 gene encoding uncharacterized protein LOC113498939 isoform X2, whose amino-acid sequence MSERKILLFILSVIVYSIYSVQMWFMKQNVNADIATEKIPEPAVKVEPNEIFFEKPLHVKQVRAKPIPLFIKNKCSVLEVFTQQPSLNRRHRREALSADNNTITVIGITVFLLILLLNAILDVLKVKEEERARRKLNPDGERRQSLAEFANKKTLRRESSKFGLQLFQIAESFVNNDEEEKKNNRQSRPYKRGDSTNSYLSEPHRKSQEGSAPASIAETPAGDPRLVKRQSVAKLFGLSDD is encoded by the exons ATGAGCGAACGTAAGATCCTGCTTTTTATTCTGTCCGTGATCGTTTACAGTATATACAGTGTTCAAATGTGGTTTATGAAGCAGAATGTTAATGCTGATATTGCGACTGAGAAGATACCGGAGCCCGCTGTCAAGGTAGAACCGAATGAGATATTTTTTGAGAAACCACTCCATGTAAAACAAGTGAGAGCTAAGCCCATtccattgtttattaaaaataaatgcagcgTCTTAGAAGTGTTCACGCAGCAGCCCTCACTGAATCGCAGACATAGACGGGAAGCATTAAGCGCAGATAATAACACGATAACCGTCATAGGAATCACTGTATTCCTCCTAATACTACTACTGAACGCGATACTCGATGTCCTCAAGGTCAAAGAAGAGGAAAGGGCGCGCAGAAAGCTAAACCCAGACGGAGAAAGGAGGCAATCGTTAGCGGAATTCGCGAACAAGAAAACACTGCGACGAGAATCGAGCAAATTCGGTCTTCAGCTGTTTCAGATTGCTGAATCGTTTGTTAATAATGATGAGGAGGAAAAGAAGAACAATCGTCAGAGCAGGCCTTATAAACGTGGAGATTCTACTAACTCGTACCTGAGTGAGCCTCACAGGAAGTCGCAGGAAGGTTCAGCGCCGGCTTCTATAGCCGAGACACCAGCGGGAGATCCCAGGCTTGTGAAGCGGCAGTCAGTTGCCAAACTCTTTG GTCTCTCTGACGACTGA
- the LOC113498939 gene encoding uncharacterized protein LOC113498939 isoform X1 produces the protein MSERKILLFILSVIVYSIYSVQMWFMKQNVNADIATEKIPEPAVKVEPNEIFFEKPLHVKQVRAKPIPLFIKNKCSVLEVFTQQPSLNRRHRREALSADNNTITVIGITVFLLILLLNAILDVLKVKEEERARRKLNPDGERRQSLAEFANKKTLRRESSKFGLQLFQIAESFVNNDEEEKKNNRQSRPYKRGDSTNSYLSEPHRKSQEGSAPASIAETPAGDPRLVKRQSVAKLFGARPVPMVRRSSFPALPLNPEVQALMLGHRQTSVDSDDEGDGKGRRVRIIRRF, from the exons ATGAGCGAACGTAAGATCCTGCTTTTTATTCTGTCCGTGATCGTTTACAGTATATACAGTGTTCAAATGTGGTTTATGAAGCAGAATGTTAATGCTGATATTGCGACTGAGAAGATACCGGAGCCCGCTGTCAAGGTAGAACCGAATGAGATATTTTTTGAGAAACCACTCCATGTAAAACAAGTGAGAGCTAAGCCCATtccattgtttattaaaaataaatgcagcgTCTTAGAAGTGTTCACGCAGCAGCCCTCACTGAATCGCAGACATAGACGGGAAGCATTAAGCGCAGATAATAACACGATAACCGTCATAGGAATCACTGTATTCCTCCTAATACTACTACTGAACGCGATACTCGATGTCCTCAAGGTCAAAGAAGAGGAAAGGGCGCGCAGAAAGCTAAACCCAGACGGAGAAAGGAGGCAATCGTTAGCGGAATTCGCGAACAAGAAAACACTGCGACGAGAATCGAGCAAATTCGGTCTTCAGCTGTTTCAGATTGCTGAATCGTTTGTTAATAATGATGAGGAGGAAAAGAAGAACAATCGTCAGAGCAGGCCTTATAAACGTGGAGATTCTACTAACTCGTACCTGAGTGAGCCTCACAGGAAGTCGCAGGAAGGTTCAGCGCCGGCTTCTATAGCCGAGACACCAGCGGGAGATCCCAGGCTTGTGAAGCGGCAGTCAGTTGCCAAACTCTTTG GAGCTCGTCCTGTGCCGATGGTTCGTCGCTCATCATTCCCCGCTCTTCCCCTCAATCCTGAAGTTCAAGCTTTGATGTTGGGGCATCGACAGACATCAGTAGACAGTGACGATGAAGGAGATGGAAAAGGACGGCGTGTAAGGATCATTCGCAGGTTTTAA